A single window of Halococcus saccharolyticus DSM 5350 DNA harbors:
- a CDS encoding sugar ABC transporter permease codes for MSLVSNVVRRLRGDIRTLALKPVRAVREGVYTANSVRRGELSPTEPLKTVGATLGALVVVLALLFPVYWILTAALSSTGGSIYSSGGLQLLPENPTVQPFLWVIGDLVVPAYTVSLNVPLSDLAIVLDTPEIVMLDVSQYGVENPSEFKRFLWNSLTVAVPTVIIAMCLVVPAAYALSRREFVLRRKVLFVYVLMTQVGGGLGVALLIGLYAVYVQFGINDSKLALAVYYAATAVPFNTWLLKTYMDGIPVSYEEAAVVDGAPPWRVVTEVILPLSTAGLATVFIFTFLTGWTEFVVAQTLLGTENYTLPVGLYSLISEYSIPWARFSAFALTFATPIMLVYLFAQRYIEGGLSFSGMEG; via the coding sequence ATGAGCCTCGTCAGCAACGTCGTCCGACGGTTGCGAGGGGACATCCGGACACTCGCTCTCAAACCCGTCAGAGCCGTCCGAGAGGGAGTTTACACGGCAAACAGCGTCAGACGTGGCGAGCTTTCGCCCACCGAGCCGCTGAAGACGGTCGGGGCAACTCTCGGGGCTCTCGTGGTAGTGCTCGCGCTCCTGTTTCCGGTCTACTGGATCCTGACGGCTGCACTCTCTAGCACCGGCGGCTCGATTTACTCGTCGGGCGGGCTACAGCTTCTCCCGGAGAATCCGACGGTGCAGCCGTTTCTCTGGGTTATCGGCGATCTCGTCGTGCCGGCGTACACGGTCTCGCTGAACGTCCCGTTGTCCGATCTCGCCATCGTTCTCGACACGCCGGAGATCGTCATGCTCGACGTCTCGCAGTACGGCGTCGAGAACCCCTCGGAGTTCAAGCGGTTCCTCTGGAACAGCCTCACGGTTGCGGTTCCGACCGTGATCATCGCGATGTGTCTGGTGGTGCCGGCGGCGTACGCGCTCTCACGCCGGGAGTTCGTTCTGCGGCGGAAGGTGCTGTTCGTGTACGTCCTGATGACACAGGTCGGCGGTGGACTCGGCGTCGCGCTGCTGATCGGACTGTACGCCGTGTACGTACAGTTCGGGATCAACGACAGCAAACTCGCGCTCGCGGTCTACTACGCAGCGACCGCGGTCCCGTTCAACACGTGGCTGCTGAAGACGTACATGGACGGTATCCCCGTCTCGTACGAAGAGGCGGCCGTCGTCGACGGTGCGCCGCCGTGGCGCGTCGTCACCGAGGTCATTCTCCCGCTGTCGACTGCGGGACTCGCCACGGTGTTCATCTTCACGTTCCTCACCGGCTGGACGGAGTTCGTGGTCGCACAGACGCTGCTCGGCACCGAGAACTACACCCTGCCCGTCGGGCTGTACTCGCTCATCAGCGAGTACTCGATCCCGTGGGCGCGCTTCTCGGCGTTCGCGCTCACCTTCGCGACGCCGATCATGTTGGTGTATCTGTTCGCCCAGCGATACATCGAGGGTGGCCTCTCGTTCAGCGGGATGGAGGGGTGA
- a CDS encoding carbohydrate ABC transporter permease, producing the protein MSTVSRVARRIETIPFLDKRDVSLLFVLPGLFVFAAFMLFPVAYLVGISLTNADPASLFAGEGTASVLTFGEATFVGLENYVGVLTDPTFWNSFGVTWLFVATSVALKIGLSLGIALVVTSDRVRGKRVMRSFIILPMGLPAIFTVTVWRGIFSSAEFGLANQVLSTLGFGTIAWLSERWAAFFAYNVTEMWLAYPFMVIITVSALQDVPEELHEAAKVDGAGFVSRLLHVTLPSIKRPVLFASILTAAASFQQFLIPFVFNQGGPGRANELIVVYGYREALSFAEYGYGAAVSLIAVAFIGAFMWLNVKRGRLADGVAEQ; encoded by the coding sequence ATGAGTACGGTCTCGCGCGTCGCGCGTCGGATCGAGACGATCCCGTTTCTCGACAAGCGGGACGTCTCCCTGCTGTTCGTCCTCCCCGGACTCTTCGTCTTCGCGGCGTTCATGCTGTTTCCGGTGGCGTATCTCGTGGGAATTTCCCTGACGAACGCCGATCCGGCGAGCCTGTTCGCCGGCGAGGGGACCGCTTCGGTCCTCACCTTCGGGGAGGCGACGTTCGTCGGCCTCGAAAACTACGTGGGCGTCCTCACCGATCCGACGTTCTGGAACTCCTTCGGGGTGACGTGGCTGTTCGTCGCCACGAGCGTCGCGCTGAAGATCGGGTTGAGCCTCGGTATCGCCTTGGTCGTGACCAGCGACCGCGTGCGCGGCAAACGGGTGATGCGGTCGTTCATCATCCTCCCGATGGGGTTGCCGGCTATCTTCACCGTCACCGTGTGGCGCGGTATCTTCAGTTCGGCCGAGTTCGGGCTCGCGAACCAGGTCCTCTCCACCCTCGGGTTCGGGACGATCGCGTGGCTCTCCGAACGGTGGGCTGCCTTTTTCGCGTACAACGTCACGGAGATGTGGCTCGCGTACCCGTTCATGGTTATCATCACCGTCAGCGCGTTACAGGACGTGCCCGAGGAGCTACACGAAGCGGCGAAAGTCGACGGCGCGGGATTCGTCTCGCGCCTCCTGCACGTCACGCTGCCGTCGATCAAGCGGCCCGTGCTGTTCGCTTCGATCCTGACCGCCGCGGCGTCGTTTCAGCAGTTTCTCATCCCGTTCGTGTTCAATCAGGGCGGTCCCGGTCGGGCGAACGAACTCATCGTGGTCTACGGCTACCGGGAGGCGCTCTCGTTCGCGGAGTACGGGTACGGTGCGGCTGTCAGTCTCATCGCGGTGGCGTTCATCGGCGCGTTCATGTGGCTGAACGTCAAACGCGGCCGGCTCGCTGACGGGGTGGCGGAGCAATGA
- a CDS encoding extracellular solute-binding protein has translation MSTDRRTLLKHIGGTSALLAIAGCISAQEQGSGGGSGNGDAQSGGNASSGNDANGSADGTAGNESGSTGPAGSAKAWYSLPKPEQPARKEAIKAFNAQSEHTIEGADISDMEKKTTSAIPAGQGPKTFEWAHDWVGDYFQRGFIVDGSDQLEVNLDTFTSAAAGAVQFEGNVVGLPHAAETVTLIYNTDVVDEAPKTMAEMVSTMKEHHDPGNDQYGLSYPFDPYFTSAWLQAFGGYYFDPEKDPMLGVNKQETVRGLEFALDKLKPYMPNDPKYEPQAAAFAAGNAAFAINGPWYLATLNEKGVNYEVTTLPKPDGGEPNPYTGITMWYFAKGMENDDPATEAARNFVEWYVTNEDQMLQLAKEQGTIPVLSSLVGSDDLPSEVKPFSEAVKGGTPMPTRPKMNKVWPAMETALIKAFNGDAAPQAALDAAAKTIRNNWE, from the coding sequence ATGTCAACGGATCGCAGAACGCTGCTGAAACACATCGGCGGAACGAGCGCCCTGCTGGCGATCGCGGGCTGTATCAGCGCCCAAGAACAGGGCTCCGGTGGGGGTTCCGGAAACGGCGACGCCCAATCGGGCGGGAACGCTTCGTCCGGGAACGACGCCAACGGCTCCGCTGACGGGACGGCAGGCAACGAAAGCGGATCGACTGGACCGGCGGGGTCGGCAAAAGCGTGGTACTCGCTCCCGAAACCGGAGCAGCCGGCGCGCAAGGAAGCGATCAAGGCGTTCAACGCCCAGTCGGAGCACACGATCGAAGGGGCGGACATCTCCGACATGGAGAAGAAGACGACGAGCGCGATCCCCGCGGGACAGGGACCGAAGACCTTCGAGTGGGCGCACGACTGGGTCGGTGACTACTTCCAGCGCGGGTTCATCGTCGACGGGAGCGATCAGTTGGAGGTGAACCTCGACACGTTCACGAGCGCGGCCGCAGGAGCGGTGCAGTTCGAGGGCAACGTCGTCGGGCTCCCGCACGCGGCGGAGACGGTGACGCTGATCTACAACACCGACGTCGTCGACGAAGCGCCGAAGACGATGGCGGAGATGGTTTCGACGATGAAGGAGCACCACGATCCGGGGAACGACCAGTACGGGCTAAGCTACCCGTTCGACCCGTACTTCACCAGCGCGTGGCTCCAGGCGTTCGGCGGCTACTACTTCGACCCGGAGAAAGACCCGATGCTCGGGGTCAACAAGCAGGAGACCGTCCGTGGTCTCGAATTCGCACTCGACAAGCTCAAACCGTACATGCCGAACGATCCGAAGTACGAGCCACAGGCGGCCGCCTTCGCCGCGGGCAACGCAGCGTTCGCCATCAATGGCCCGTGGTATCTCGCGACGCTCAACGAGAAAGGCGTGAACTACGAAGTCACGACGCTGCCGAAACCCGACGGCGGCGAGCCGAACCCCTACACCGGCATCACGATGTGGTACTTCGCGAAGGGCATGGAGAACGACGACCCCGCCACCGAGGCCGCGCGGAACTTCGTCGAATGGTACGTCACGAACGAGGACCAGATGCTGCAGCTCGCCAAAGAGCAGGGAACCATTCCAGTACTATCGAGCCTCGTCGGCAGCGACGACCTCCCGAGCGAAGTGAAGCCCTTCTCCGAGGCCGTCAAGGGAGGCACGCCAATGCCGACCCGTCCGAAGATGAACAAGGTCTGGCCGGCGATGGAGACCGCCCTCATCAAGGCGTTCAACGGGGACGCCGCACCACAGGCCGCCCTCGACGCCGCCGCGAAGACTATCCGGAACAACTGGGAGTAG
- a CDS encoding ABC transporter ATP-binding protein, giving the protein MATVTLDTLRKEFDSGRLVAVDDVSLEVADGEFVTVVGPSGCGKSTTLRMIAGLEGPTSGRVLIGGEDVTDVNARHRDVAMVFQNYALYPHKTVRQNMAFGLRMSTDLGSDERNAKVDETAAMMGIEELLDDRPNELSGGQKQRVALGRAIVREPDVFLFDEPLSNLDAKLRTSMRTEIQRLQDELGTTAIYVTHDQEEAMTMGDRLAIMNDGVLQQTGTPTDVYTTPNSEFVGGFVGSPSMNVLDVTVETAADGVRLVNGDRFEYELAGERGERVAAADVTTARLGIRPENVRVTGGREGTETGVEVVEPVGSDNYLYLDLGPEFIARVDSDVEPETGDVIRVTFDPKDVHLFDATNGDSLLGTDADESTVAATASS; this is encoded by the coding sequence ATGGCAACTGTCACGCTCGACACTCTCAGAAAGGAGTTCGACAGCGGACGGCTCGTGGCGGTCGACGACGTCTCTCTGGAGGTAGCGGACGGCGAGTTCGTCACGGTCGTCGGGCCGTCGGGCTGTGGGAAATCCACGACGCTCCGCATGATCGCTGGGTTGGAAGGGCCAACGTCGGGACGGGTGCTGATCGGTGGCGAGGACGTCACCGACGTCAACGCGCGCCACCGCGACGTCGCGATGGTGTTCCAGAACTACGCGCTGTATCCCCACAAAACCGTCCGACAGAACATGGCGTTCGGGCTCCGGATGAGCACCGATCTCGGGAGCGACGAGCGCAACGCCAAAGTCGACGAGACGGCGGCGATGATGGGTATCGAAGAGCTGCTCGACGACAGGCCCAACGAACTCTCCGGCGGACAGAAACAGCGCGTCGCGCTCGGTCGCGCCATCGTGCGCGAGCCGGACGTGTTCCTGTTCGACGAGCCGCTTTCCAATCTCGACGCGAAGCTCCGGACGAGCATGCGGACCGAGATCCAACGCCTCCAGGACGAGCTGGGAACGACGGCGATCTACGTCACTCACGACCAGGAAGAGGCGATGACGATGGGCGACCGACTCGCCATCATGAACGACGGCGTCCTCCAGCAGACCGGCACGCCGACGGATGTATACACAACCCCGAACAGCGAGTTCGTCGGCGGGTTCGTTGGCTCGCCCTCGATGAACGTCCTCGATGTCACCGTCGAGACCGCTGCCGACGGCGTCAGGCTCGTGAACGGGGATCGTTTCGAGTATGAACTAGCTGGCGAGCGTGGCGAGCGCGTCGCCGCAGCCGACGTGACGACCGCACGACTCGGGATTCGCCCCGAAAACGTTCGTGTCACCGGTGGTCGAGAGGGAACCGAGACGGGCGTCGAAGTCGTCGAACCGGTCGGAAGCGACAACTACCTCTATCTCGATCTCGGGCCGGAGTTCATCGCTCGGGTCGACTCCGATGTCGAACCCGAGACGGGCGACGTCATTCGTGTGACCTTCGATCCCAAAGACGTCCATCTCTTCGACGCGACGAACGGCGATTCACTGCTGGGGACGGACGCCGACGAGTCGACGGTCGCGGCGACGGCGTCGTCCTGA
- a CDS encoding glycoside hydrolase family 15 protein: protein MQLRDALNDYKRHRGDATRFPGERRTTTGRFSGSGGRLVHVDEDGSIRDHSYPLVGLTGIVRSRFGVRPTDEAEPTWFDARRSTQRYNGDTGLVVTAHETDHGVVTQYDLTLDEIHVTHIDVSAAEESLDVVAGVGFAPDGRDTRIGQLHHGDAIELYHTAETDYLASATGFETVRGSGFDGFAALLDETPSTYPREDEGHNSGEDALGGDVCCVIPVENGAATVTTLLTRRTDQPRETALDAVRTAATDHDAATLERAAARRTVPTPAIDHPHADAIGMDLRVLSSLTGQSGLRIAGPEFDPYYAHSGGYGYSWFRDDAETASFLLDADRQLDLGLDDWHARSAAAYTATQRDDGTWPHRVWAFDGTLAPGWANGRLETDKRENYQADQTASVVAYLAAHGDGDVHHDVLCRALDALDDDLAADGRPVAGENAWEDMTGRFTHTAATVLEAYSAVAAADNTLADRAAEQAATVYTGLDDLWVAERGIFALREYGPDHDDAGDLDERCDSATFALVSAHREYARVGDIDDGRLDRLVSHVTTVVDELRHDPDGSTVAGLVRYAGDDWRRREQTHEKIWTVSTAWGAYAAGSLAAILAERDDERTEELAATARDLLGLVLPDGPLARDDGSLPEQVFDDGTPDSATPLGWSHALRLGTIALLDEHAMLEPHAVVAND from the coding sequence ATGCAACTCCGCGACGCGCTGAACGATTACAAACGTCACCGGGGCGACGCCACCCGGTTTCCGGGCGAGCGACGGACGACGACCGGGCGCTTCTCCGGGTCCGGTGGGCGACTCGTTCACGTCGACGAGGACGGGTCGATACGGGATCACAGCTATCCGCTCGTGGGACTGACCGGGATCGTTCGTTCTCGGTTCGGCGTCCGACCGACTGACGAGGCCGAGCCGACGTGGTTCGACGCCCGGCGCAGTACCCAGCGCTACAACGGCGACACCGGACTCGTCGTCACCGCTCACGAGACCGATCACGGAGTGGTAACGCAGTACGACCTCACGCTCGACGAGATTCACGTCACCCACATCGACGTGAGTGCGGCAGAGGAGTCACTCGACGTGGTTGCCGGCGTCGGGTTCGCTCCGGACGGGCGTGATACACGCATCGGCCAGCTCCACCACGGTGATGCGATCGAGCTGTACCACACCGCGGAAACCGACTATCTCGCGAGTGCCACCGGATTCGAGACGGTCCGTGGCTCCGGGTTCGACGGGTTTGCAGCCCTTCTCGACGAGACACCGTCCACGTATCCCCGAGAGGACGAAGGCCACAACTCGGGGGAGGATGCACTGGGTGGCGACGTCTGCTGTGTGATTCCGGTCGAGAACGGGGCGGCGACAGTGACGACGCTACTGACGAGACGCACGGACCAGCCACGTGAGACCGCTCTCGACGCGGTTCGAACGGCCGCAACGGACCACGACGCCGCCACGCTCGAACGGGCGGCCGCGCGACGAACCGTCCCAACCCCCGCTATCGACCATCCTCACGCCGACGCGATCGGGATGGACCTCCGAGTGCTCTCGTCGCTCACCGGGCAGTCGGGCCTCCGGATCGCTGGCCCAGAGTTCGACCCGTACTACGCCCATTCGGGAGGGTACGGCTACTCGTGGTTCCGCGACGACGCCGAAACTGCGTCGTTCCTCCTCGACGCCGATCGACAGCTCGACCTCGGGCTCGACGACTGGCACGCTCGCAGCGCGGCGGCCTACACCGCGACACAGCGTGACGACGGGACGTGGCCCCACCGCGTCTGGGCGTTCGATGGTACGCTCGCGCCGGGCTGGGCCAACGGTCGGCTGGAGACGGACAAGCGCGAGAACTATCAAGCCGATCAGACGGCGAGCGTCGTGGCCTATCTGGCGGCGCACGGTGATGGAGACGTCCACCACGACGTGCTGTGCCGTGCACTCGACGCGCTCGACGACGACCTCGCCGCCGACGGCCGACCGGTCGCCGGCGAGAACGCGTGGGAGGACATGACCGGACGGTTCACTCACACCGCAGCCACCGTTCTCGAAGCGTATTCGGCGGTCGCCGCGGCCGACAACACACTGGCCGACCGAGCAGCCGAACAGGCTGCGACGGTCTACACCGGCCTGGACGATCTCTGGGTCGCAGAACGTGGGATCTTCGCACTCCGTGAATATGGGCCGGATCACGACGACGCCGGCGACCTCGACGAACGGTGTGATTCGGCGACGTTCGCACTCGTCAGCGCCCACCGCGAGTACGCCCGTGTCGGCGACATCGACGACGGGCGTCTCGATCGGCTCGTATCACACGTCACGACAGTCGTCGACGAACTTCGACACGATCCCGACGGTAGCACGGTCGCCGGGCTCGTTCGGTACGCCGGCGACGACTGGCGACGGCGCGAACAGACACACGAGAAGATCTGGACGGTCTCGACGGCGTGGGGGGCGTACGCTGCCGGGTCGCTCGCCGCGATACTCGCCGAGCGCGACGACGAACGCACCGAGGAGCTGGCCGCTACGGCACGTGACCTGCTCGGACTCGTCCTGCCCGACGGCCCGCTCGCCCGCGACGACGGCTCGCTGCCGGAGCAGGTGTTCGACGACGGTACGCCCGACAGCGCGACGCCGCTGGGGTGGTCGCACGCGCTGCGGCTGGGGACGATCGCTCTGCTCGACGAGCACGCCATGCTCGAACCACACGCGGTCGTCGCGAACGACTGA
- a CDS encoding alpha-amylase family glycosyl hydrolase codes for MHHPGPPRFLHVGESVELAPRNPDPSAEFAWRLLDQPAESSVTIGDGAVVHLAPDVPGIYRVELDAPDGVHTQTVRAFPDPCREARFSVTAADVDGDLDGVDHAAVIGQFNDFTMGTHRAERTGEGDRADADDRSGEHVRASGNAGGEWTLDVALPPGTHEAIFAFGDEFDPHATSEVTVEGAGRPRVRLDGRREDDEIVVTATADAAPDGSVPSVEYHLDDRDALTRDAVTVDDETLRAPVDALPELSRVHAVAVAERHSIADTLTIRAEQVGERTRTVSVDRPADPPGWVRDATVYEIFVRAFAGDTVDTTFAEIERRVPYLASLGIDAVWLTPVCASPTRHGYHITDLFDTAADLGTRAEFVSLVDRLHDAGIRVLFDLVINHTSRDHPAFQLHRAGVPEYADHYERVPAAQDTTGVDWAGDDAPGHYFTWSRIPNLNYDSLAVREWMLDVVDEWAPLVDGFRCDVAWGVSHGFWKEVRERLKARDETFLLLDETVPRDAAFRENEFDVHYDTDLYATLRDIGTGDVPANSLFDALDDSRRHGYPDEALHMRYVENHDEDRYAADCDDGSLRPAAAATFTLPGVPMIYYGQERGVPTDRGTMRWHDGDADLTEFHRRLVTLRNEHPALRAPGVESVACDVYTGDPDHVVAYERGTADERLIVVLNFGSDPAVVTPDRDVDHTDQFGESVWTEDGIRVDDIAVLTTSNQE; via the coding sequence ATGCACCACCCCGGACCACCGCGGTTTCTCCACGTCGGCGAGTCGGTCGAGCTGGCACCGCGCAACCCCGATCCGTCGGCGGAGTTCGCGTGGCGGCTTCTCGACCAGCCGGCCGAGAGCAGCGTGACGATCGGCGATGGGGCGGTCGTCCACCTCGCACCGGACGTCCCCGGCATCTACCGCGTCGAACTCGATGCGCCCGACGGCGTTCACACCCAGACGGTGCGTGCATTCCCCGACCCCTGCCGCGAGGCACGCTTCAGCGTGACTGCCGCCGACGTGGATGGCGACCTCGACGGCGTCGACCACGCTGCCGTGATCGGGCAGTTCAACGATTTCACGATGGGGACGCACCGAGCCGAGCGCACCGGTGAGGGTGATCGTGCCGACGCGGACGATCGTTCCGGTGAGCACGTTCGTGCCAGCGGGAACGCGGGCGGCGAATGGACTCTCGATGTGGCGCTTCCACCCGGAACGCACGAGGCAATCTTCGCCTTCGGCGACGAGTTCGACCCGCACGCGACGAGCGAGGTCACGGTCGAGGGTGCCGGCCGGCCACGTGTTCGCCTCGACGGACGGCGTGAAGACGACGAGATCGTCGTGACCGCGACGGCCGACGCCGCTCCCGACGGGAGCGTACCGAGCGTCGAGTACCATCTCGACGACCGGGACGCCCTCACGCGCGACGCGGTCACTGTCGACGACGAGACGTTGCGAGCCCCCGTCGACGCGCTCCCGGAGCTATCGCGCGTCCACGCCGTCGCCGTTGCCGAGCGACACAGCATCGCCGACACGCTGACGATCCGCGCCGAGCAGGTCGGCGAACGGACCCGGACCGTCTCCGTTGACCGTCCCGCCGACCCGCCAGGGTGGGTTCGCGACGCGACCGTCTACGAGATCTTCGTTCGGGCGTTCGCTGGCGACACCGTCGACACCACGTTCGCGGAAATCGAACGGCGGGTTCCCTATCTCGCATCGCTCGGGATCGATGCCGTCTGGCTCACGCCGGTCTGTGCGAGTCCCACCCGCCACGGCTACCACATCACCGATCTGTTCGACACCGCCGCGGATCTCGGCACCCGTGCGGAGTTCGTATCGCTGGTCGATCGGCTCCACGACGCTGGCATCAGGGTGCTCTTCGATCTCGTGATCAATCACACCTCCCGTGACCATCCGGCGTTTCAGCTCCACCGAGCCGGCGTCCCCGAGTACGCCGATCACTACGAACGGGTTCCGGCCGCCCAGGACACGACGGGCGTCGACTGGGCCGGCGACGACGCGCCCGGCCACTACTTCACGTGGTCGAGGATTCCGAACCTGAACTACGACTCCCTCGCCGTCCGCGAGTGGATGCTCGACGTCGTCGACGAGTGGGCCCCGCTGGTCGACGGGTTTCGGTGTGACGTGGCGTGGGGCGTCTCGCACGGCTTCTGGAAGGAAGTCCGCGAGCGCCTGAAAGCACGCGACGAGACGTTCCTCCTGCTCGACGAGACTGTTCCGCGAGACGCCGCCTTCCGGGAGAACGAGTTCGACGTCCACTACGATACCGATCTGTACGCTACGCTCCGCGATATCGGCACCGGTGACGTACCGGCGAACAGTCTGTTCGACGCGCTCGACGATTCGCGCCGCCACGGCTATCCCGACGAAGCGCTCCACATGCGCTACGTCGAGAACCACGACGAGGACCGCTACGCGGCCGACTGTGACGACGGCAGCCTGCGACCCGCCGCAGCCGCGACGTTCACACTCCCCGGCGTCCCCATGATCTACTACGGCCAGGAGCGCGGCGTTCCCACGGATCGCGGCACGATGCGCTGGCACGACGGCGACGCCGATCTGACCGAGTTCCATCGGCGGCTCGTCACGCTCCGCAACGAACACCCGGCACTCCGTGCCCCCGGCGTCGAGTCCGTTGCATGCGACGTCTACACCGGCGATCCCGACCACGTCGTCGCCTACGAACGCGGCACCGCGGACGAGCGGCTGATCGTCGTGCTGAACTTCGGCTCCGACCCGGCGGTCGTGACGCCCGATCGAGACGTCGACCACACCGATCAGTTCGGCGAATCCGTGTGGACCGAGGACGGTATCCGGGTCGACGACATCGCCGTTCTGACAACCAGCAACCAAGAATGA
- a CDS encoding TrmB family transcriptional regulator, whose amino-acid sequence MNDPSIEQLLQQFGLSDKEIDTYLAILEQGEAKASVIADEADVSKRHVYSVAETLADRGFVEVNDHVVPTTIRAHPPESVVDTLADGLEKMEPALESRFSQAAPRSESFEVVKSRVTVLKRVAELLGRAEGEVMLAIPHRLLDDIATELRDAIERDVLVVLLVTGADPDDDLALDGLASVARVWGQPTPTILTVDRELGLVAPPEMLSRANNAAQAIVFAQEQLGPVIVGSFLGNYFPMATERYATEPEPLPTTYHDFRHAVLQAALHIRTGSAVHARVTGRPLHGEDGPAELDGVVVDVRQSLLEPTNSSFPVENTLIIETDHGTYNAGGQGAFVEDFEASTVELKLV is encoded by the coding sequence ATGAACGACCCCTCGATCGAGCAGCTGTTACAGCAGTTCGGTCTGTCGGACAAGGAGATCGACACGTATCTGGCGATTCTGGAACAGGGTGAAGCGAAGGCGAGCGTCATCGCCGACGAGGCGGACGTCTCCAAACGTCACGTCTACAGCGTCGCGGAGACGCTCGCTGATCGGGGGTTCGTCGAGGTCAACGATCACGTCGTGCCGACGACGATCCGGGCACACCCGCCCGAGAGCGTCGTGGATACCCTCGCCGACGGTCTCGAAAAGATGGAACCGGCGCTCGAATCGCGATTCTCGCAGGCGGCTCCTCGTTCGGAGAGCTTCGAGGTCGTCAAATCGCGCGTCACCGTACTCAAGCGCGTCGCCGAACTCCTCGGCCGTGCGGAAGGGGAAGTGATGCTCGCGATCCCACACCGACTGCTCGACGACATCGCCACGGAGCTTCGGGACGCGATCGAGCGCGACGTGCTCGTCGTACTCCTCGTCACGGGAGCGGATCCCGACGACGATCTCGCCCTCGATGGACTGGCTTCGGTCGCCCGCGTGTGGGGACAACCGACGCCGACGATCCTCACCGTCGACCGGGAACTGGGGCTCGTTGCACCGCCCGAAATGCTTTCACGGGCAAACAACGCCGCGCAGGCGATCGTCTTTGCGCAGGAACAGCTCGGCCCGGTCATCGTGGGCTCGTTTCTCGGGAACTACTTCCCGATGGCGACCGAGAGATACGCGACCGAGCCGGAACCACTACCGACGACGTATCACGACTTCCGTCACGCGGTCTTGCAGGCGGCACTCCACATCCGCACCGGTTCTGCGGTCCACGCACGCGTTACCGGCCGCCCCCTCCACGGCGAGGACGGCCCGGCCGAACTCGATGGTGTGGTGGTGGACGTCCGCCAATCACTGCTCGAACCCACGAACAGCTCGTTCCCCGTCGAAAACACGCTCATCATCGAAACCGACCACGGAACGTACAACGCCGGCGGACAAGGGGCGTTCGTCGAGGACTTCGAGGCGTCGACGGTGGAACTCAAGCTTGTCTGA
- a CDS encoding geranylgeranylglycerol-phosphate geranylgeranyltransferase — protein MTGERARGLLELTRPINAVAAGALTFIGAFVVGGLDRPAMVAAAVGATVLAVGAGNTMNDYFDREIDRINQPDRAIPRGAVTPREALVSSLALFAGAVALALVLPLLALAIAVVNLLALVAYTEVFKGLPGVGNAVVGYLGGSTFLFGAAAVGRVTAAVVVLFALAALSTVAREIVKDVEDVAGDREEGLNTLPIAVGERTALWLAVGLLAVALVASPLPYVQETFGWPYLVVVALADLAMGYAAVESFTDPTAGQEHLSYAMFLAAAAFVVGRVAVAL, from the coding sequence ATGACCGGCGAGCGCGCCCGTGGCTTGCTCGAACTCACGCGCCCGATCAACGCGGTCGCCGCGGGCGCGCTGACGTTCATCGGTGCGTTCGTCGTCGGCGGGCTGGATCGTCCCGCGATGGTGGCCGCGGCGGTGGGCGCGACCGTCCTCGCCGTCGGCGCGGGCAACACGATGAACGACTACTTCGACCGCGAGATCGACCGGATCAACCAGCCCGATCGGGCGATCCCGCGCGGTGCGGTCACGCCACGCGAGGCACTCGTCTCCAGTCTCGCCCTGTTCGCCGGCGCAGTCGCACTCGCGCTCGTTCTCCCCCTGCTCGCGCTCGCAATTGCGGTCGTAAACCTTCTCGCGCTCGTCGCCTACACGGAGGTTTTCAAGGGACTGCCGGGCGTCGGTAACGCTGTCGTCGGGTATCTCGGTGGCAGCACGTTCCTGTTCGGCGCAGCGGCGGTCGGACGGGTCACGGCTGCGGTCGTCGTGCTGTTCGCACTGGCGGCGCTCTCGACCGTGGCCCGCGAGATCGTGAAGGACGTCGAGGACGTCGCCGGTGATCGCGAAGAGGGGTTGAACACGCTTCCGATCGCCGTCGGCGAGCGCACTGCGCTCTGGCTCGCGGTCGGGTTGCTCGCTGTCGCGCTGGTCGCCAGCCCGTTGCCGTACGTCCAGGAGACCTTCGGCTGGCCGTATCTCGTCGTGGTCGCGCTCGCGGATCTCGCCATGGGCTACGCCGCAGTCGAGAGTTTCACCGACCCGACTGCCGGCCAGGAGCATCTGAGCTACGCGATGTTCCTCGCTGCCGCCGCGTTCGTCGTTGGCCGGGTCGCGGTCGCACTCTGA